One region of Anaeromyxobacter paludicola genomic DNA includes:
- the grxC gene encoding glutaredoxin 3, which produces MVDVEIYTKKVCPYCTSAKRLLDKKGVRYAEVDVEDDDAKRLWLVEVTGQRTVPQIFAAGKPLGGFSDIDALDKAGRLDPILRGEASPPVLPGSKPA; this is translated from the coding sequence ATGGTCGACGTGGAGATCTACACGAAGAAGGTCTGTCCCTACTGCACCTCGGCGAAGCGGCTGCTCGACAAGAAGGGCGTCCGCTACGCGGAGGTGGACGTCGAGGACGACGACGCGAAGCGGCTCTGGCTGGTCGAGGTGACCGGCCAGCGGACGGTGCCCCAGATCTTCGCCGCCGGGAAGCCCCTCGGCGGCTTCAGCGACATCGACGCCCTCGACAAGGCGGGCCGCCTCGACCCCATCCTGCGGGGTGAGGCGAGCCCGCCGGTCCTGCCCGGCTCGAAGCCGGCCTAG
- a CDS encoding DUF192 domain-containing protein gives MSHTSLLRPSWPALLQRLLAAAAVLLALGGCHRQAVTYAKSEAGVAAPRPFAVFEGPSGRSSRVDLEVARTLEERNRGLMFRERLDANAGMLFVFESEDQHSFWMKNTYIPLDLVFIDEMGEITGVVEEAEPHSLAPMSGGPSRYVIEVNGGWCEAHGVRTGDRVRLENLPPVPAGAEEE, from the coding sequence ATGAGTCACACCTCCCTCCTCCGCCCCTCCTGGCCCGCCCTGCTGCAGCGCCTGCTCGCGGCCGCGGCGGTCCTGCTCGCCCTCGGAGGCTGCCACCGGCAGGCCGTGACCTACGCCAAGAGCGAGGCGGGCGTCGCCGCGCCCCGGCCGTTCGCCGTCTTCGAGGGCCCCTCGGGCCGGAGCAGCCGGGTGGACCTGGAGGTGGCGCGGACGCTCGAGGAGCGGAACCGCGGCCTCATGTTCCGCGAGCGGCTCGACGCGAACGCCGGGATGCTCTTCGTCTTCGAGAGCGAGGACCAGCACTCCTTCTGGATGAAGAACACCTACATCCCGCTCGACCTCGTCTTCATCGACGAGATGGGCGAGATCACCGGCGTCGTCGAGGAGGCCGAGCCCCACTCGCTCGCGCCGATGAGCGGCGGGCCGAGCCGCTACGTCATCGAGGTGAACGGCGGCTGGTGCGAGGCGCACGGCGTCCGCACCGGCGACCGCGTCCGGCTCGAGAACCTGCCGCCCGTCCCCGCCGGCGCCGAGGAGGAGTGA
- the pgm gene encoding phosphoglucomutase (alpha-D-glucose-1,6-bisphosphate-dependent), giving the protein MALHPLAGKPAPRELLVDVPRLLAAYAEHPDPGDPAQQVSFGTSGHRGSSLRRSFNEDHVLAIVQATCEHRAAQGIDGPLFLGRDTHALSIPAEESALEVLAANGVEVRYAAGGEATPTPVVSHAILGWNRGRDAGRADGIVITPSHNPPEDGGIKYNPPDGGPADTAITGWIERRANALLAGGNREVRRVTPAQARRAAHVRPHDFVRGYVADLGAVLDLEAIRGAGLKLGADPLGGSNLGYWGPIAETWGLDVEVVNPRLDPTFGFMPLDHDGKIRMDCSSPWAMASLVGMKDRFRLAFGNDADSDRHGIVTPGAGLLNPNHYLAVAIAYLFQHRPGWGAAAAVGKTLVSSGLIDRVAAELGRRVLEVPVGFKWFVPGLLDGSLGFGGEESAGASFLRRDGTAWSTDKDGIIMDLLAAEILARTGKDPGERYGELSARLGAPRYTRVDAPATARQKAILKQLTPGAVRASTLAGEPILAKLTRAPGNGAEIGGLKVVAESGWFAARPSGTEEVYKIYAESFRDESHLTRILDEARAMVGAAFEAA; this is encoded by the coding sequence ATGGCCCTGCACCCGCTCGCCGGCAAGCCGGCGCCCCGTGAGCTCCTGGTGGACGTCCCGCGCCTGCTCGCCGCCTACGCGGAGCACCCGGACCCCGGCGACCCCGCCCAGCAGGTGAGCTTCGGGACCTCCGGCCACCGCGGCTCCTCGCTGCGGCGGAGCTTCAACGAGGATCACGTGCTCGCGATCGTCCAGGCCACCTGCGAGCACCGCGCGGCCCAGGGCATCGACGGGCCGCTCTTCCTCGGGCGGGACACCCACGCCCTCTCGATCCCCGCCGAGGAGAGCGCCCTCGAGGTGCTGGCGGCCAACGGCGTGGAGGTCCGGTACGCCGCGGGCGGCGAGGCGACCCCGACGCCGGTCGTCTCCCACGCCATCCTCGGCTGGAACCGCGGGCGCGACGCCGGCCGCGCCGACGGCATCGTGATCACGCCGAGCCACAACCCGCCGGAGGACGGCGGCATCAAGTACAACCCGCCCGACGGCGGGCCCGCCGACACCGCCATCACCGGCTGGATCGAGCGCCGCGCCAACGCGCTGCTCGCCGGGGGCAACCGCGAGGTGCGGCGGGTGACGCCGGCGCAGGCGCGCCGGGCCGCCCACGTGCGCCCGCACGACTTCGTGCGCGGCTACGTCGCCGACCTCGGGGCGGTGCTCGACCTCGAGGCGATCCGGGGCGCCGGGCTGAAGCTCGGGGCCGACCCGCTCGGCGGCTCGAACCTCGGCTACTGGGGCCCCATCGCCGAGACCTGGGGGCTCGACGTCGAGGTGGTGAACCCGCGGCTCGACCCGACCTTCGGCTTCATGCCGCTCGACCACGACGGCAAGATCCGCATGGACTGCTCGTCCCCCTGGGCGATGGCCAGCCTGGTCGGGATGAAGGACCGGTTCCGCCTCGCCTTCGGCAACGACGCCGACTCCGACCGGCACGGCATCGTCACGCCGGGCGCGGGCCTGCTCAACCCGAACCACTACCTGGCCGTCGCCATCGCGTACCTCTTCCAGCACCGGCCGGGCTGGGGCGCGGCGGCGGCGGTCGGCAAGACGCTCGTCTCGTCGGGCCTCATCGATCGGGTGGCGGCGGAGCTCGGGCGCCGGGTGCTCGAGGTGCCGGTCGGGTTCAAGTGGTTCGTCCCGGGGCTGCTCGACGGCTCGCTCGGCTTCGGCGGGGAGGAGAGCGCCGGGGCCTCGTTCCTCCGGCGCGACGGCACCGCCTGGTCCACGGACAAGGACGGCATCATCATGGACCTGCTCGCGGCCGAGATCCTGGCGCGCACCGGGAAGGACCCGGGTGAGCGCTACGGCGAGCTCTCCGCGCGGCTGGGCGCGCCCCGCTACACGCGGGTGGACGCCCCCGCCACCGCTCGCCAGAAGGCGATCCTCAAGCAGCTGACGCCCGGCGCGGTGCGGGCCTCGACGCTGGCCGGCGAGCCCATCCTGGCGAAGCTCACCCGGGCGCCGGGCAACGGGGCCGAGATCGGCGGCCTCAAGGTGGTGGCCGAGAGCGGCTGGTTCGCCGCCCGGCCGAGCGGCACCGAGGAGGTCTACAAGATCTATGCAGAGAGCTTCCGGGACGAGTCGCACCTGACCCGGATCCTCGACGAGGCCCGGGCCATGGTCGGCGCCGCCTTCGAGGCCGCGTGA